In the genome of Candidatus Dadabacteria bacterium, the window GGTAAACCCCGACTTTGCCGCGCGGATACGGAGCGATTTCCCCGGCGCGCATGTGTTCAACGGCTGCGCTTCGAAAACGGCCGGGTGTTTGAGAGAACTGGGAATTGACGGGTGCGACAGAATAGTCTCCGGCCTGCCGTGGGCGATTTTTTCAGACGGTTTTCAAAAAAAGATACTTTCCGCCGCCGCCGAGGCCCTTCGCCCGGGCGGCGTTTTCGTTTCTTTCGCATACACGCCCGCGCACATGCTGCCTTCGGGAAGAAACTTCAAAAAAAATCTTGAGGCCGCATTCGGCGAGGTCAGCAAGACCCCGGTTGAGTGGCGCAATGTGCCCCCGGCGTTCGCCTACCGCGCGGTGAAGAAAGCGGCATGAGCGCGCCCCCGCTTTACCTGTTAGACGGAAGTTCATATGTGTTCAGGGCGTATTACGCCGTCCGCCAGGATTTCACATCGCCGTCCGGTTTTCCCACAAACGCGGTTTTCGGATTCTCAAACATGCTCAAAAAATTTCTGGCCGATTTTGACCCGGCCTATTTCGGCGTGGTGTTTGACTCAAAAACCGACACCTTCAGAAAGGAGATTTACCCCGAATACAAGGCGAACCGGGGCGCGCCGCCCGAAGACCTGAGCGTCCAGATTGAAAAGATAATGGAACTCACCGCCGTGATGGGCATACGGGTTGTCCAGAGGGAGGGCTTTGAGGCGGACGACCTTATGGCGACCGTGGCAAAGGCGGAGGAAGAGCGCGGGGGCGAGGTGGTTCTGGTTACGGCGGACAAGGACTTCTGCCAGATTGTGTCCGACAGGATTACGCTTTTTGACACGGGGAAAGACAAAAAGACCGGCGCGCGGGGGGTGGTTGAAAAATACGGCGTTCCGCCCGAAAGTTTTGTTGACTATCTCGCCCTCGTGGGAGACTCATCGGACAACATACCGGGCGTTGAGGGCGTGGGTCCCGTGGCCGCGGCGAAACTGCTCGGCAAATACGGCTCGCTTGAGGAGATTTACAAAAACACGGCGGACCTGAAAGGCAAACAGAGGGAGCGGGTTGAGCGCGACAGGGAAAAGGCGTTTTTGAGCCGCAGGCTCGCCGTCCTCAAAACCGATGTGGAAACCGAAACCGCCCGCGAGGCATTTCTGCGGAAACCGCCGGACACCGAAAAACTGAACGCGCTTTACTCGGAACTCGGCTTCGGCGGGGCGGTGAGCGAACCGGCGCAAAAGCGGGACTTTGAGGTTATAACGGACTCTGAAACCCTCCGCGCGTTTTTCAAGGGCGCGGAGTTTGTCTGCCTGTCCCTGCGGCTGTCCGGGGAGGGGGAGATTGCCGGGGCGGCGCTCTCGCTTGCCGACGGGAAAACCTGCTACGCGCCGCTCGGCGGCGGGGAGGAGGCCGGGGCGGTCAAAGAACTCGCGTGCGACCCGGAAATCAAAAAAACGGGCTGGAACATCAAGCGTGAGATTCTCGCGCTCGGACGGACGGGAACGGAGATGAAAGGCGTCTGCTTTGACATAATGACGGCGGCGCATTTTCTTGACTCGTCCCTTTCGGGCTACTCGGTGGCGGACCTGACGAGGGCTCATCTGGGGCGCGCGGCGGGCGGGGGCGGAGACGAGGCGGCGGACGAGTGCGCCGGGTGCTGGGCAATACTGGAACTCCATGAAAAACTGTCGGCGGACATGGACGCGGCGGGACTCACGGAAAGCTACCGCGAGCGCGTCCTGCCGCTGTCCGGCGTTGTGGCGGACATGGAGCGGAAGGGGGTTTTTGTTGACACGGGACTGCTTGCGGAAATCTCCGGGGAATTCGCATCCAAAATTGCCCTCGCGCAAGACGAGATTTTTTCCGCCGCAGGGGGAAGGCTGAACATAAACTCAACCGCCCAGCTCAGAGACCTGCTTTTCGGCAAACTGGGCCTCACGCCTTCAAAGACTACGGCGGGGGGCGCGCCGTCCACCGATTCGGAGGTTCTGACCGGCCTTGCGCTGCTCCACCCCGTCCCGGGGATGATATTGAGATACAGGGAACTCTCCAAACTCAAGTCAACCTATGTTGACGCCCTGCCCCGGCTGGTGAACCCCCTCACCGGCAGGGTTCACACCTCATACGGGCTGGCGGGAACCTCCACCGGGCGGCTCAGTTCAAGCGACCCCAACCTTCAGAACATTCCCATAAAGACCGGGGAGGGCAGGAGGATAAGGCGGGCGTTCAGGGCGGCGGACGGGTTCACTTTGCTGTCGGCGGACTACTCGCAGATAGACCTTCGCCTGCTCGCCCACTTTTCGGAAGACGAAAAACTGCTCGCGGCGTTTGAAAACGGCGAGGACATACACTCATCCACGGCGGCGGAAATCTTCGGCGCAAGCGACATCACGCCCGAAATGAGGCGGCTCGCAAAAAACATAAACTTCGGCATCATCTACGGCATAAGCCCGTTCGGGCTGTCAAAGCAGCTCGGCGTGTCCGTCAAACAGTCCCGCGAGTATATGGAAAGATACTTCAGCCGCTACCCGCGCGTCCGCAGTTATATGGCGGAGTCTGCGGAAAGGGCGAAAAAAACGGGCTATGCGGAGACGGTTTCGGGGCGGCGGCGGCCCATAGCGGAGTTGCGCTCAAAGAACAGGGTCAAAATAAAAAACGGCGAAAGAGCGGCGATGAACACGCCCATTCAGGGCTCG includes:
- the polA gene encoding DNA polymerase I, with translation MSAPPLYLLDGSSYVFRAYYAVRQDFTSPSGFPTNAVFGFSNMLKKFLADFDPAYFGVVFDSKTDTFRKEIYPEYKANRGAPPEDLSVQIEKIMELTAVMGIRVVQREGFEADDLMATVAKAEEERGGEVVLVTADKDFCQIVSDRITLFDTGKDKKTGARGVVEKYGVPPESFVDYLALVGDSSDNIPGVEGVGPVAAAKLLGKYGSLEEIYKNTADLKGKQRERVERDREKAFLSRRLAVLKTDVETETAREAFLRKPPDTEKLNALYSELGFGGAVSEPAQKRDFEVITDSETLRAFFKGAEFVCLSLRLSGEGEIAGAALSLADGKTCYAPLGGGEEAGAVKELACDPEIKKTGWNIKREILALGRTGTEMKGVCFDIMTAAHFLDSSLSGYSVADLTRAHLGRAAGGGGDEAADECAGCWAILELHEKLSADMDAAGLTESYRERVLPLSGVVADMERKGVFVDTGLLAEISGEFASKIALAQDEIFSAAGGRLNINSTAQLRDLLFGKLGLTPSKTTAGGAPSTDSEVLTGLALLHPVPGMILRYRELSKLKSTYVDALPRLVNPLTGRVHTSYGLAGTSTGRLSSSDPNLQNIPIKTGEGRRIRRAFRAADGFTLLSADYSQIDLRLLAHFSEDEKLLAAFENGEDIHSSTAAEIFGASDITPEMRRLAKNINFGIIYGISPFGLSKQLGVSVKQSREYMERYFSRYPRVRSYMAESAERAKKTGYAETVSGRRRPIAELRSKNRVKIKNGERAAMNTPIQGSAADVINAAMIAIHRKMAGMKSSMILQVHDELIFEAAAEEADALAGIVKEEMENTPFELKTAMKVETKRGPNWADMS